From Ancylobacter pratisalsi, one genomic window encodes:
- a CDS encoding winged helix-turn-helix domain-containing protein, which yields MPDLSESSGSGRVATFGPYTLNPVGRRLTRGADVIHVGSRAMDLLIALVENCGQVLTHRQLLAHAWPGLTVEEANLRVHISALRKSLNVGEAQGQYIENVVGRGYCFVAPLHWSDASIAPPTAAIVDPIMSPSAAATALADDASSSTPAFPPRPRQRLPLPPARIIGLNERVQTLVGQLDKQRFVTIVGAGGMGKTTAAVLVGQYVQSERGGDVIFLDLSPVRDPCLLPSALGSMLGVVSKPGHTEEAIIAHLRGTRALLILDSCEHLVDAAASLCERLFLSLDELHILATSREALRVSGEHVHILPPLEMPPEGVNLTAAEALNFPAVQLFMDRAATSGYRAPLEDSQTQLIGGICRRLDGVALAIELVASRAGTFGLHGVAEMMQESFQLHGQGRRSAPMRHQTLEALFDWSYALLSLRDQMVLQRLAVFAGFFTLKDALAVASDSQEDRLSVANAVTGLVDKSLIWTSASGSPVYFRLLDTTRVFAARKLEEAGERDQVARRHLHHILHVLKENKLDAAIFSGRDLSAHAARLGDVRAALNWARDDATNAADFAQLAAIAAPFFLGLSLLAECEHWCHLGLEALGDEAEGEHMRLLLLEGLAIGAMFTQGNRSAISSAIRKGQSLAARLNEVSHEFHLLAGEHIFITRLGDFAGALGVAERCAELSTRIGTPEVLAMADWMMGCCHHLLGDQLKGQLFTERGFQHLPFTDAPNVDYFGFDHRVRAIEVMARVAWLRGDIPRSHQLAVDVIREADRRGHPVSICIALIYGTTVSLWSEDTELSGQRIGRLLDHASRHALTPYRVVGEGLMGQLAVQLGETAKGVAAIERALTYCRIEGHQVLATEMMASLARGQAALGLLDAARSTAAGAIEHARLAGGCCNLADLILVQAELEIIGGGSVESIDPFVQNALRLARQQSAHHLELKAALLNHCLNERADTAALLAECRGRVSPDCALNYPALVRGMLEKRT from the coding sequence ATGCCTGATCTGTCGGAAAGCTCGGGCAGCGGCCGAGTGGCGACATTTGGGCCCTACACGCTGAACCCCGTTGGGCGTCGGCTGACGCGTGGCGCAGATGTCATCCATGTCGGAAGTCGGGCGATGGACTTGCTCATCGCTCTGGTCGAGAACTGCGGACAGGTGCTGACGCACCGCCAGCTCCTGGCTCATGCATGGCCCGGCTTGACCGTCGAGGAAGCCAATCTCCGCGTGCACATTTCCGCGTTGCGCAAGAGTCTCAATGTCGGCGAAGCGCAGGGACAGTATATCGAGAACGTGGTCGGCCGGGGCTATTGTTTCGTAGCCCCCCTCCATTGGTCGGACGCCTCTATAGCCCCGCCCACGGCAGCCATTGTCGATCCGATCATGTCGCCATCTGCCGCTGCGACCGCGCTGGCAGATGACGCGTCCTCCAGCACACCCGCTTTTCCGCCTCGTCCCCGGCAGCGACTTCCCCTGCCACCCGCTCGCATCATCGGCCTGAACGAACGCGTACAGACTCTTGTCGGGCAACTCGACAAGCAGCGTTTTGTCACGATCGTGGGCGCCGGCGGCATGGGCAAGACCACGGCCGCTGTGCTCGTCGGTCAGTATGTCCAGAGCGAGCGCGGTGGGGATGTGATTTTCCTCGACCTCAGCCCGGTTCGCGATCCGTGCCTTCTGCCGTCTGCGCTGGGGAGCATGCTGGGGGTGGTCTCTAAGCCTGGGCACACCGAAGAGGCCATCATCGCGCATCTCCGGGGAACGAGAGCCTTGTTGATCCTCGATAGCTGCGAACACCTCGTCGACGCGGCGGCGAGCCTTTGCGAGCGGCTTTTTTTGTCTTTGGATGAACTGCATATTCTCGCGACCAGCCGGGAAGCCCTCCGGGTCAGCGGCGAACACGTCCACATCCTGCCGCCACTCGAGATGCCTCCCGAGGGCGTCAACCTGACGGCGGCTGAAGCGCTCAACTTTCCCGCCGTGCAACTGTTCATGGACCGCGCCGCGACGAGCGGGTATCGCGCGCCCCTGGAAGATTCGCAGACCCAGTTAATAGGCGGTATCTGCCGGCGCCTGGATGGTGTCGCGCTGGCGATCGAACTGGTTGCAAGCCGGGCCGGCACGTTCGGTCTTCACGGTGTCGCGGAGATGATGCAGGAGAGTTTCCAGTTGCATGGGCAGGGGCGCCGCAGCGCGCCAATGCGTCATCAGACCCTGGAGGCTCTGTTCGACTGGAGTTACGCGCTTCTATCGCTGCGCGATCAGATGGTTCTTCAAAGGCTGGCGGTGTTTGCCGGCTTCTTCACCCTTAAGGACGCTTTGGCGGTCGCGAGTGATAGCCAGGAGGACCGCCTGTCGGTGGCGAACGCCGTCACCGGGCTTGTAGACAAGTCCCTGATCTGGACATCGGCAAGCGGTTCTCCCGTCTATTTCCGCCTGCTCGATACGACGCGGGTTTTCGCTGCCCGCAAGCTGGAAGAGGCCGGCGAACGGGACCAGGTGGCGCGCCGCCATCTCCATCACATCCTTCATGTTCTGAAGGAAAATAAACTTGACGCAGCGATCTTCAGTGGACGCGATCTATCCGCCCACGCGGCCCGCCTGGGAGACGTCCGTGCCGCACTCAACTGGGCACGGGATGACGCGACGAACGCCGCGGACTTCGCCCAACTGGCCGCAATCGCCGCTCCGTTCTTCCTCGGTCTTTCGCTGCTGGCCGAGTGTGAGCATTGGTGCCACCTGGGGCTCGAAGCCCTCGGCGACGAGGCCGAGGGAGAGCACATGCGGCTGCTTTTGCTCGAAGGACTGGCGATCGGCGCCATGTTCACGCAGGGTAATCGCAGCGCCATCAGTTCGGCGATCCGCAAAGGGCAATCGCTTGCAGCCCGGCTGAACGAAGTTTCTCATGAATTTCATCTGCTCGCCGGCGAGCACATTTTCATCACCCGGCTCGGCGATTTCGCCGGGGCGTTAGGTGTCGCGGAGCGATGCGCCGAACTCAGTACGCGCATCGGCACCCCGGAAGTGCTCGCGATGGCCGATTGGATGATGGGATGTTGCCATCATCTCCTCGGTGATCAACTCAAGGGGCAGCTCTTCACCGAACGCGGCTTTCAGCATCTGCCCTTCACGGATGCGCCCAATGTTGACTATTTCGGTTTCGATCATCGCGTGCGGGCCATCGAAGTCATGGCACGGGTGGCCTGGTTGCGCGGCGACATACCGCGATCGCACCAACTGGCAGTCGACGTCATCCGCGAAGCGGACCGTCGCGGTCATCCGGTCTCGATCTGCATCGCGCTTATCTACGGAACGACAGTTTCGCTGTGGAGCGAGGACACCGAGCTGTCTGGCCAGCGCATAGGCCGTCTGCTGGACCATGCCAGCCGTCACGCCTTAACCCCCTATCGTGTGGTGGGTGAAGGGCTGATGGGTCAACTCGCCGTTCAACTGGGTGAGACGGCCAAAGGCGTCGCTGCCATTGAGCGTGCACTCACCTATTGTCGTATTGAGGGTCATCAGGTTCTCGCCACGGAGATGATGGCCAGCCTTGCGCGCGGCCAGGCGGCGCTTGGCCTGCTTGACGCGGCACGTTCGACGGCCGCGGGCGCGATCGAGCATGCGCGGCTGGCTGGGGGCTGCTGCAATCTTGCCGATCTCATACTTGTCCAGGCCGAGCTTGAGATCATTGGCGGCGGGAGCGTCGAGAGTATTGATCCGTTCGTCCAGAACGCCCTGCGATTGGCGCGGCAGCAATCCGCTCATCATCTGGAGCTGAAAGCCGCTCTTCTCAACCACTGCCTGAACGAGCGCGCGGACACTGCGGCGCTCCTCGCGGAATGCCGTGGCCGGGTCTCTCCAGATTGCGCGCTCAACTACCCGGCCCTGGTGCGCGGGATGCTGGAAAAGCGGACGTAA
- a CDS encoding AraC family transcriptional regulator, with translation MFPATHFAPVPRRLSANTALGSTTLITITALAGVSGFVRNAFSERLLNSANRAAMLDIEAIEDQNCFIPHLTVTTFADAVAKLSGEPYFTLALAPHLTMASKGCWADYMLAAPTLGRAIERAIGTIGFHSKGDTMSLAVSAGEARLSYASAARVFDGYLHVAIGTVGILLSLCRHFLSAAWRPLRIEFDLARPKHRTAFEDSFDCPVIFDAPSLSLCFEASELARSRAAGHQGWPITVADIARARVECRTLNSVRDVILQQIWTQVQSGEVSVESAACSLDTSVRTLQRELNREGTNFRELANAMRTRRAAELLRDTTSSVTEISAVLGYSAPAHFARAFRKGTGRSPHEFRRHLPSQIAV, from the coding sequence ATGTTTCCCGCCACCCATTTTGCGCCAGTTCCGCGGAGGCTCTCGGCGAACACGGCTCTCGGCTCGACAACACTCATCACCATCACGGCGCTGGCAGGCGTTTCGGGGTTCGTCCGCAACGCATTCAGCGAGCGGCTGCTCAACAGCGCCAACCGGGCAGCGATGCTCGATATCGAAGCCATCGAGGATCAGAACTGCTTCATCCCGCATCTGACAGTAACGACCTTCGCCGATGCCGTCGCGAAACTGTCCGGCGAGCCGTATTTCACGCTTGCTCTCGCGCCCCACCTGACCATGGCCAGCAAGGGATGCTGGGCCGACTACATGCTTGCCGCTCCGACCTTGGGCAGAGCCATTGAGCGAGCGATCGGCACCATCGGTTTCCATAGCAAAGGCGACACCATGTCGCTTGCCGTCAGTGCCGGCGAGGCGCGGCTCAGCTATGCCAGCGCCGCCAGGGTATTTGATGGCTACCTGCACGTTGCGATCGGCACCGTTGGAATTCTCCTGAGCCTTTGCAGGCACTTCCTATCCGCTGCGTGGCGTCCGCTGCGGATCGAGTTTGACCTTGCCCGGCCGAAACACCGGACAGCCTTCGAGGATTCCTTCGACTGCCCGGTCATCTTTGATGCGCCAAGCCTGTCCTTGTGCTTCGAGGCCAGTGAGCTTGCAAGAAGCCGCGCCGCAGGTCACCAAGGCTGGCCGATCACGGTCGCAGACATCGCCCGGGCACGGGTGGAATGCCGGACGCTGAATAGTGTCCGCGATGTCATCCTTCAGCAGATCTGGACGCAGGTGCAGAGCGGAGAGGTGTCGGTCGAAAGCGCGGCATGTTCTCTCGACACGAGCGTGCGCACCCTTCAGCGCGAACTGAACCGTGAGGGCACAAATTTTCGCGAACTTGCGAACGCCATGCGCACCAGAAGGGCGGCGGAGCTTTTGCGAGACACGACGTCGTCGGTCACCGAGATATCAGCGGTTCTCGGCTATTCGGCGCCGGCCCATTTCGCCCGCGCCTTTCGCAAGGGGACGGGTAGGAGCCCGCATGAGTTTCGTCGACATCTCCCTTCGCAGATCGCCGTGTGA
- a CDS encoding DUF1254 domain-containing protein, with amino-acid sequence MNALSRRAFLATTAVGTLAAAVVPASTLAPTLAHASSISPDEARQIAMDAYIYGYSLVTTDVTRLQMSNVAKAGLMSAPLGSFFNVRGYPPATYRGVSATNADTLYSMAWLDLKEPMVFSHPEIKDRFFNFELIDLWMVVKHSVGTNTTGTAAATYLFTGPGWKGEVPKGMIHIAYPTRYLGVLGRTYALDTPEDLAIVHKLQDQYRLVPLSSYTKDYTFVPQPVADVGIKMDEAPQKVILALGVEGYFDWMTRLMGTVAVPPAEDAPMLEKMAKIGIVPGQPFKLSSLDPAIRAALKDVPQRVTDKLNETWATLGKDVNGWRVTTTGAIYGTDYLTRAIWASNGWPSQQTQVSVYPTTYVDGAGVKLDGKNNYTLTFKKGELPPINEQGFWSITMYQIDNGLWFYPNALNKLTVSTRNSFIYNEDGSLTLYFQHESPGKDKEQNWLPAPAASFAMTMRLYWPNKTPPSILDGSWGPPPVMKA; translated from the coding sequence ATGAATGCGCTTTCTCGTCGCGCCTTCTTGGCCACCACGGCCGTGGGCACCTTGGCCGCCGCTGTGGTGCCCGCGTCTACCCTCGCGCCCACTCTTGCGCACGCGTCCAGCATCAGCCCCGACGAGGCACGGCAGATCGCCATGGATGCCTACATCTATGGCTACTCGCTGGTGACCACCGACGTCACCCGCCTGCAAATGAGTAATGTGGCCAAGGCCGGGCTGATGAGCGCCCCACTGGGCTCCTTCTTCAATGTGCGGGGCTATCCGCCGGCGACCTATCGCGGCGTCTCGGCCACCAATGCGGACACGCTTTATTCCATGGCATGGCTCGACCTGAAGGAGCCCATGGTCTTCAGCCATCCGGAGATCAAGGATCGCTTCTTCAACTTCGAGCTGATCGACCTGTGGATGGTCGTGAAGCACTCGGTGGGCACCAACACCACCGGAACGGCGGCGGCGACCTATCTCTTCACCGGTCCCGGCTGGAAGGGCGAGGTGCCGAAGGGCATGATCCACATCGCCTATCCCACCCGCTATCTCGGCGTGCTGGGACGGACTTACGCGCTCGACACGCCCGAAGATCTCGCCATCGTCCACAAGCTGCAGGACCAGTACAGGCTCGTGCCGCTGTCCTCGTACACCAAGGATTACACCTTCGTTCCCCAGCCCGTGGCGGATGTGGGTATCAAGATGGACGAAGCGCCGCAGAAGGTCATTCTGGCGCTTGGGGTCGAAGGCTATTTCGACTGGATGACGCGCCTGATGGGCACCGTGGCCGTGCCGCCCGCCGAGGACGCGCCAATGCTCGAGAAGATGGCCAAGATCGGCATCGTCCCGGGCCAGCCATTCAAGCTCTCATCGCTCGATCCCGCCATCCGTGCCGCGCTCAAGGACGTGCCCCAGCGCGTCACCGACAAGCTGAACGAGACCTGGGCAACGCTCGGCAAGGACGTGAATGGCTGGCGGGTCACCACCACGGGCGCCATTTACGGCACGGACTATCTGACCCGCGCCATCTGGGCCTCGAACGGCTGGCCCTCGCAGCAGACCCAGGTTTCGGTCTATCCGACGACCTATGTGGACGGCGCCGGCGTCAAGCTCGACGGCAAGAACAACTACACACTCACCTTCAAAAAGGGGGAGCTGCCGCCGATCAACGAACAGGGCTTCTGGTCGATCACCATGTATCAGATCGACAACGGGCTGTGGTTCTATCCCAACGCGCTCAACAAGCTCACCGTCAGCACGCGTAACAGCTTCATCTATAATGAAGACGGCTCGTTGACGCTTTACTTTCAGCACGAATCGCCGGGCAAGGACAAAGAGCAGAACTGGCTACCCGCGCCTGCCGCGTCCTTCGCCATGACCATGCGGCTCTATTGGCCGAACAAGACGCCACCTTCCATCCTCGACGGCTCCTGGGGGCCGCCGCCGGTCATGAAGGCTTGA